In Mugil cephalus isolate CIBA_MC_2020 chromosome 20, CIBA_Mcephalus_1.1, whole genome shotgun sequence, the following are encoded in one genomic region:
- the spag9a gene encoding sperm associated antigen 9a isoform X13 → MELEDGVVYQDDPGTSAMMSERVSGLASSIYREFERLIGKYDEDVVKELMPLVVAVLENLDSVFAENQEHEVELELLKEDNEQLITQYEREKALRKHAEEKFIEFEDTHEQEKKDLQNHVDRMESQSRQLELKIKNYADQIGRLEERELDLKKEYNSLHQRHTEMIHNYMEHVERIKMQQISETSDSSAVGRVRRERPLSLGIFPSSGGTSLLIPDSQARAETPGTEGWRFTDPSQPRSNASLKQLDFADPPKEREGKGAQDSTWGNSLADDCKDELSDFTPMSTTASDVEKDDGNSKSMEVQAAPGTRSISVGLPENEDMADVQDIIESTPELDMSLLEYKPCSTPTKGIENLAFDRNTDSLFEELSSAGTGLIGDVDEGADLLGMGREVENLIQENSQLLETKNALNVVNKDLILRVDELTCEKEMLQGELEAVVQARTKLEDKNKELEEELKKVRLEMEDVKHKTKDEEDSDVPTAQRKRFTRVEMARVLMERNQYKERLMELQEAVRWTEMIRASRENPTLTEKKKSSIWQFFSRLFSSSSTSAPAIKKGPDFQPNLKYNAPSSMVKRSSTFSQFPTEKSKTFDFLNEDAEQCSSPSRKEQKRAQYRQVKAHMQKEDGRVTAHGWSLPSKYKVANGGQTENKMNLPVPVYLRPLDQKDASMKLWCAAGVNLAGGRTSSDLSKQTKGSQSSLDQLEQDSKDQEKGDKEKELILQDEISSRVWVCTSTHSSTKVVVVDASQPSDLLDSFYACNTHVVCIASVPGVLESDYPAGEEVRQDLEAGQGDGVSLAGSVASVGSTGSDGTMAAEGATAVPQTASSGGTDQPAEYSGASGSVEMSRENSPAEDGVPTAEEATEATEANAGVGEEGEEEDQGADQNQPGIYTEHVFTDPLGVGPTDSSPAESQRGSGQDTASPLPEDLDPSEGEVLRMSSALPTMWLGAQNGCLYVHSSVARWRKCLHAIKLKDSILGIVHVKGRVLVALADGTLAIFHRGVADGQWDLTNYHLLDLGRPHHSIRCMTVVHDKVWCGYRNKIYVIQPKAMRIEKSFDAHPRKESQVRQLAWVGDGIWVSIRLDSTLRLFHAHTYQHLQDVDIEPYVSKMLGTGKLGFSFVRITALVVSCNRLWVGTGNGVIISIPLSEANKTTGIVPNRPGHAVRVSGDDGSDCAVPGTFVPYCSMAHAQLCFHGHRDAVKFFVTVPGHVMPPPGSADSGSDDPPSESSDTTTSEPKTYLVMSGGEGYIDFRMGDEGGELDGLSEPAAGQQSTPTKAERSHLIVWQVMTSHD, encoded by the exons ATGGAGCTGGAGGACGGAGTCGTGTACCAGGACGACCCGGGGACATCAGCGATGATGTCGGAGCGGGTGTCGGGCCTGGCCAGCTCCATCTACCGGGAGTTCGAGCGGCTCATCGGGAAGTACGACGAGGACGTGGTGAAGGAGCTGATGCCGCTGGTCGTGGCCGTGCTGGAGAACCTGGACTCGGTGTTCGCGGAGAACCAGGAGCACGaagtggagctggagctgctgaaggagGACAACGAGCAGCTCATCACCCAGTACGAGAGGGAGAAGGCGCTCAGGAAGCACGCGGAGGAG AAGTTCATTGAGTTCGAAGACACCCatgagcaggagaagaaggacCTCCAGAACCACGTGGACAGGATGGAGTCTCAGTCTCGGCAGCTGGAACTCAAGATCAAGAACTACGCAGACCAGA TTGGCAGGCTAGAAGAACGAGAGCTGGACCTCAAGAAGGAATACAACTCCCTCCATCAACGACACACAGAG ATGATCCATAACTACATGGAGCATGTGGAGAGGATCAAAATGCAGCAGATTAGCGAGACTTCGGATTCTAGCGCGGTCGGCCGAGTCAG GAGAGAACGGCCTCTCTCGTTGGGGATTTTCCCGTCATCTGGAGGGACCTCGCTCTTAATCCCAGATTCGCAGGCCAGAGCCGAGACGCCGGGCACAGAGGGCTGGAGGTTCACCGACCCATCACAGCCTCGGTCCAACGCCAGTCTGAAG CAGTTGGACTTTGCCGACCCCCCAAAGGAAAGGGAGGGTAAGGGTGCGCAGGACTCTACTTGGGGGAATTCACTCGCAGACGACTGCAAG GATGAGCTGTCAGACTTCACGCCGATGTCCACCACCGCCTCGGACGTGGAGAAGGACGACGGGAACAGTAAGAGCATGGAGGTGCAGGCTGCACCAGGGACCAGATCCATATCAGTGG gtttgCCTGAAAATGAGGACATGGCCGACGTGCAGGACATCATTGAGTCCACCCCTGAGCTGGACATGTCTCTGCTTGAGTACAAACCCTGCAG CACTCCGACCAAAGGCATCGAGAACTTGGCATTCGACCGAAATACAGACTCCCTGTTTGAGGAGCTGTCGTCCGCAGGCACCGGGCTCATCGGGGACGTGGACGAAGGGGCTGATCTGCTGG GCATGGGCCGGGAAGTAGAAAATCTGATTCAGGAGAATTCACAACTGCTTGAGACAAA GAACGCGTTGAACGTGGTGAACAAAGACTTGATCCTGAGGGTGGACGAGCTGACCTGTGAGAAGGAGATGCTGCAGGGGGAGCTGGAGGCTGTGGTCCAGGCCAGAACCAAGCTGGAGGACAagaacaaagagctggaggaggaactcAAGAA AGTCCGACTGGAGATGGAGGAcgtaaaacataaaactaaagaCGAAGAAGAT AGCGACGTGCCGACGGCTCAGAGGAAGCGCTTCACCCGGGTGGAGATGGCCCGAGTCCTGATGGAGAGGAACCAGTACAAAGAGAGACTGATGGAGCTGCAGGAGGCCGTGAGGTGGACGGAGATGATCAG aGCCTCGAGAGAAAATCCAACGCTcacggagaagaagaaatccagCATCTGGCAGTT CTTCAGCAGACTGtttagctcctcctccaccagcgcGCCCGCCATCAAGAAGGGGCCGGACTTCCAGCCCAACCTGAAATACAACGCACCCTCCAGCATGGTGAAGAGGAGCAGCACCTTCTCCCAGTTCCCCACGGAGAAGTCCAAGACTTTTGACTTCCTCAATGAAGA CGCGGAGCAGTGCAGTTCGCCGTCACGTAAAGAGCAGAAGAGGGCCCAGTACAGGCAGGTGAAGGCCCACATGCAGAAGGAGGACGGACGGGTCACAGCGCATGGCTGGAGTCTGCCCAGCAAATACAAG GTGGCGAATGGcggacagacagaaaacaaaatgaacttaCCAGTCCCGGTTTACTTGAGACCTCTGGACCAGAAGGATGCTTCCATGAAG CTGTGGTGTGCTGCAGGCGTCAACCTGGCGGGGGGAAGGACCTCATCAGATCTTTCTAAGCAGACGAAGGGTTCTCAGAGTAGCCTGGACCAGCTGGAGCAAGACAGTAAG gATCAAGAGAAAGGCGACAAGGAGAAGGAGCTTATCCTCCAGGATGAGATTTCCAGCAGAGTGTGGGTCTGCACGAGCACCCACTCCTCCACtaaagtggtggtggtggacgcCAGCCAGCCCTCCGACCTTCTTGACAGCTTCTACGCCTGCAACACTCACGTTGTCTGCATTGCCAGTGTGCCAG GTGTGTTGGAATCGGACTATCCAGCGGGCGAGGAGGTACGCCAAGACCTGGAGGCTGGCCAAGGCGACGGGGTGTCTTTGGCCGGCAGCGTGGCTAGCGTGGGATCAACGGGCAGCGATGGCACCATGGCAGCAGAGGGCGCTACCGCCGTCCCCCAGACAGCCAGCTCAGGCGGCACTGACCAGCCAGCTGAGTATAGTGGCGCCTCAGGCTCAG TCGAGATGTCCAGAGAGAACAGTCCGGCAGAAGACGGCGTTCCCACGGCGGAGGAGGCGACGGAAGCAACCGAGGCTAACGCCGGTGTGGGCGAAGAAGGCGAGGAAGAGGATCAGGGAGCAGATCAAAACCAGCCGGGAATCTACACGGAGCACGTGTTCACCGACCCGCTGGGAGTCGGACCCACCGACTCGTCTCCGGCTGAATCTCAGAG GGGCTCCGGGCAGGACACTGCGTCTCCACTGCCCGAAGACTTGGACCCATCAGAGGGTGAAGTCCTAAGGATGAGCAGCGCTCTGCCGACAATGTGGCTGGGGGCTCAGAACGGATG TCTCTATGTCCACTCGTCAGTGGCTCGATGGAGGAAGTGTCTCCACGCCATCAAGCTCAAAGACTCCATCCTCGGCATAGT gcatgTTAAAGGAAGAGTCTTGGTAGCATTGGCTGATGGGACCTTAGCTATTTTCCACAGAGGTGTTG CAGATGGTCAGTGGGATCTAACCAACTACCATCTGTTGGATCTGGGACGGCCCCACCACTCTATCCGCTGTATGACGGTGGTCCACGACAAGGTCTGGTGCGGCTACAGAAACAAGATCTACGTCATTCAGCCCAAGGCCATGAGGATAGAG AAGTCGTTTGACGCCCATCCTCGTAAGGAGAGCCAGGTCCGGCAGTTGGCCTGGGTTGGAGACGGTATCTGGGTGTCCATCCGACTGGATTCAACCCTTCGCTTGTTTCACGCCCACACCTATCAACACCTCCAGGATGTGGACATCGAGCCCTACGTCAGCAAGATGCTAG GTACAGGTAAACTGGGCTTCTCATTTGTGAGAATCACAGCTCTCGTCGTATCCTGCAACCGACTGTGGGTGGGAACAGGAAATGGCGTCATCATCTCCATCCCGTTGTCTGAAG ctaaCAAGACAACAGGAATAGTGCCAAATCGGCCCGGCCATGCGGTTCGGGTCTCCGGTGATGACGGTTCGGACTGTGCCGTGCCAGGCACCTTTGTGCCGTACTGCTCCATGGCCCACgcccagctgtgtttccatggacACCGGGACGCTGTCAAGTTTTTCGTGACCGTGCCAG GGCATGTGATGCCCCCTCCAGGTAGTGCAGATTCAGGCTCTGACGACCCCCCATCTGAATCCTCCGACACGACGACCTCCGAGCCCAAAACGTACCTGGTCATGAGCGGGGGAGAAGGCTACATTGACTTCAGAATGG gtgATGAAGGCGGCGAGTTGGACGGTTTATCCGAGCCGGCGGCCGGCCAGCAGTCGACGCCCACCAAGGCCGAGCGCAGCCACCTCATCGTCTGGCAGGTCATGACCTCTCACGACTGA
- the spag9a gene encoding sperm associated antigen 9a isoform X2, whose protein sequence is MELEDGVVYQDDPGTSAMMSERVSGLASSIYREFERLIGKYDEDVVKELMPLVVAVLENLDSVFAENQEHEVELELLKEDNEQLITQYEREKALRKHAEEKFIEFEDTHEQEKKDLQNHVDRMESQSRQLELKIKNYADQIGRLEERELDLKKEYNSLHQRHTEMIHNYMEHVERIKMQQISETSDSSAVGRVRRERPLSLGIFPSSGGTSLLIPDSQARAETPGTEGWRFTDPSQPRSNASLKQLDFADPPKEREGKGAQDSTWGNSLADDCKDELSDFTPMSTTASDVEKDDGNSKSMEVQAAPGTRSISVGLPENEDMADVQDIIESTPELDMSLLEYKPCSTPTKGIENLAFDRNTDSLFEELSSAGTGLIGDVDEGADLLGMGREVENLIQENSQLLETKNALNVVNKDLILRVDELTCEKEMLQGELEAVVQARTKLEDKNKELEEELKKVRLEMEDVKHKTKDEEDVSWHVFMFSCSYLAFAVKLLEIVKCVFVLPQSDVPTAQRKRFTRVEMARVLMERNQYKERLMELQEAVRWTEMIRASRENPTLTEKKKSSIWQFFSRLFSSSSTSAPAIKKGPDFQPNLKYNAPSSMVKRSSTFSQFPTEKSKTFDFLNEDAEQCSSPSRKEQKRAQYRQVKAHMQKEDGRVTAHGWSLPSKYKVANGGQTENKMNLPVPVYLRPLDQKDASMKLWCAAGVNLAGGRTSSDLSKQTKGSQSSLDQLEQDSKDQEKGDKEKELILQDEISSRVWVCTSTHSSTKVVVVDASQPSDLLDSFYACNTHVVCIASVPGVLESDYPAGEEVRQDLEAGQGDGVSLAGSVASVGSTGSDGTMAAEGATAVPQTASSGGTDQPAEYSGASGSVEMSRENSPAEDGVPTAEEATEATEANAGVGEEGEEEDQGADQNQPGIYTEHVFTDPLGVGPTDSSPAESQRGSGQDTASPLPEDLDPSEGEVLRMSSALPTMWLGAQNGCLYVHSSVARWRKCLHAIKLKDSILGIVHVKGRVLVALADGTLAIFHRGVDGQWDLTNYHLLDLGRPHHSIRCMTVVHDKVWCGYRNKIYVIQPKAMRIEKSFDAHPRKESQVRQLAWVGDGIWVSIRLDSTLRLFHAHTYQHLQDVDIEPYVSKMLGTGKLGFSFVRITALVVSCNRLWVGTGNGVIISIPLSEANKTTGIVPNRPGHAVRVSGDDGSDCAVPGTFVPYCSMAHAQLCFHGHRDAVKFFVTVPGHVMPPPGSADSGSDDPPSESSDTTTSEPKTYLVMSGGEGYIDFRMGDEGGELDGLSEPAAGQQSTPTKAERSHLIVWQVMTSHD, encoded by the exons ATGGAGCTGGAGGACGGAGTCGTGTACCAGGACGACCCGGGGACATCAGCGATGATGTCGGAGCGGGTGTCGGGCCTGGCCAGCTCCATCTACCGGGAGTTCGAGCGGCTCATCGGGAAGTACGACGAGGACGTGGTGAAGGAGCTGATGCCGCTGGTCGTGGCCGTGCTGGAGAACCTGGACTCGGTGTTCGCGGAGAACCAGGAGCACGaagtggagctggagctgctgaaggagGACAACGAGCAGCTCATCACCCAGTACGAGAGGGAGAAGGCGCTCAGGAAGCACGCGGAGGAG AAGTTCATTGAGTTCGAAGACACCCatgagcaggagaagaaggacCTCCAGAACCACGTGGACAGGATGGAGTCTCAGTCTCGGCAGCTGGAACTCAAGATCAAGAACTACGCAGACCAGA TTGGCAGGCTAGAAGAACGAGAGCTGGACCTCAAGAAGGAATACAACTCCCTCCATCAACGACACACAGAG ATGATCCATAACTACATGGAGCATGTGGAGAGGATCAAAATGCAGCAGATTAGCGAGACTTCGGATTCTAGCGCGGTCGGCCGAGTCAG GAGAGAACGGCCTCTCTCGTTGGGGATTTTCCCGTCATCTGGAGGGACCTCGCTCTTAATCCCAGATTCGCAGGCCAGAGCCGAGACGCCGGGCACAGAGGGCTGGAGGTTCACCGACCCATCACAGCCTCGGTCCAACGCCAGTCTGAAG CAGTTGGACTTTGCCGACCCCCCAAAGGAAAGGGAGGGTAAGGGTGCGCAGGACTCTACTTGGGGGAATTCACTCGCAGACGACTGCAAG GATGAGCTGTCAGACTTCACGCCGATGTCCACCACCGCCTCGGACGTGGAGAAGGACGACGGGAACAGTAAGAGCATGGAGGTGCAGGCTGCACCAGGGACCAGATCCATATCAGTGG gtttgCCTGAAAATGAGGACATGGCCGACGTGCAGGACATCATTGAGTCCACCCCTGAGCTGGACATGTCTCTGCTTGAGTACAAACCCTGCAG CACTCCGACCAAAGGCATCGAGAACTTGGCATTCGACCGAAATACAGACTCCCTGTTTGAGGAGCTGTCGTCCGCAGGCACCGGGCTCATCGGGGACGTGGACGAAGGGGCTGATCTGCTGG GCATGGGCCGGGAAGTAGAAAATCTGATTCAGGAGAATTCACAACTGCTTGAGACAAA GAACGCGTTGAACGTGGTGAACAAAGACTTGATCCTGAGGGTGGACGAGCTGACCTGTGAGAAGGAGATGCTGCAGGGGGAGCTGGAGGCTGTGGTCCAGGCCAGAACCAAGCTGGAGGACAagaacaaagagctggaggaggaactcAAGAA AGTCCGACTGGAGATGGAGGAcgtaaaacataaaactaaagaCGAAGAAGATGTGAGTTGGCAcgttttcatgttttcctgtAGTTACTTGGCATTTGCAGTGAAGCTTCTTGAAATagttaagtgtgtgtttgtgctgccaCAGAGCGACGTGCCGACGGCTCAGAGGAAGCGCTTCACCCGGGTGGAGATGGCCCGAGTCCTGATGGAGAGGAACCAGTACAAAGAGAGACTGATGGAGCTGCAGGAGGCCGTGAGGTGGACGGAGATGATCAG aGCCTCGAGAGAAAATCCAACGCTcacggagaagaagaaatccagCATCTGGCAGTT CTTCAGCAGACTGtttagctcctcctccaccagcgcGCCCGCCATCAAGAAGGGGCCGGACTTCCAGCCCAACCTGAAATACAACGCACCCTCCAGCATGGTGAAGAGGAGCAGCACCTTCTCCCAGTTCCCCACGGAGAAGTCCAAGACTTTTGACTTCCTCAATGAAGA CGCGGAGCAGTGCAGTTCGCCGTCACGTAAAGAGCAGAAGAGGGCCCAGTACAGGCAGGTGAAGGCCCACATGCAGAAGGAGGACGGACGGGTCACAGCGCATGGCTGGAGTCTGCCCAGCAAATACAAG GTGGCGAATGGcggacagacagaaaacaaaatgaacttaCCAGTCCCGGTTTACTTGAGACCTCTGGACCAGAAGGATGCTTCCATGAAG CTGTGGTGTGCTGCAGGCGTCAACCTGGCGGGGGGAAGGACCTCATCAGATCTTTCTAAGCAGACGAAGGGTTCTCAGAGTAGCCTGGACCAGCTGGAGCAAGACAGTAAG gATCAAGAGAAAGGCGACAAGGAGAAGGAGCTTATCCTCCAGGATGAGATTTCCAGCAGAGTGTGGGTCTGCACGAGCACCCACTCCTCCACtaaagtggtggtggtggacgcCAGCCAGCCCTCCGACCTTCTTGACAGCTTCTACGCCTGCAACACTCACGTTGTCTGCATTGCCAGTGTGCCAG GTGTGTTGGAATCGGACTATCCAGCGGGCGAGGAGGTACGCCAAGACCTGGAGGCTGGCCAAGGCGACGGGGTGTCTTTGGCCGGCAGCGTGGCTAGCGTGGGATCAACGGGCAGCGATGGCACCATGGCAGCAGAGGGCGCTACCGCCGTCCCCCAGACAGCCAGCTCAGGCGGCACTGACCAGCCAGCTGAGTATAGTGGCGCCTCAGGCTCAG TCGAGATGTCCAGAGAGAACAGTCCGGCAGAAGACGGCGTTCCCACGGCGGAGGAGGCGACGGAAGCAACCGAGGCTAACGCCGGTGTGGGCGAAGAAGGCGAGGAAGAGGATCAGGGAGCAGATCAAAACCAGCCGGGAATCTACACGGAGCACGTGTTCACCGACCCGCTGGGAGTCGGACCCACCGACTCGTCTCCGGCTGAATCTCAGAG GGGCTCCGGGCAGGACACTGCGTCTCCACTGCCCGAAGACTTGGACCCATCAGAGGGTGAAGTCCTAAGGATGAGCAGCGCTCTGCCGACAATGTGGCTGGGGGCTCAGAACGGATG TCTCTATGTCCACTCGTCAGTGGCTCGATGGAGGAAGTGTCTCCACGCCATCAAGCTCAAAGACTCCATCCTCGGCATAGT gcatgTTAAAGGAAGAGTCTTGGTAGCATTGGCTGATGGGACCTTAGCTATTTTCCACAGAGGTGTTG ATGGTCAGTGGGATCTAACCAACTACCATCTGTTGGATCTGGGACGGCCCCACCACTCTATCCGCTGTATGACGGTGGTCCACGACAAGGTCTGGTGCGGCTACAGAAACAAGATCTACGTCATTCAGCCCAAGGCCATGAGGATAGAG AAGTCGTTTGACGCCCATCCTCGTAAGGAGAGCCAGGTCCGGCAGTTGGCCTGGGTTGGAGACGGTATCTGGGTGTCCATCCGACTGGATTCAACCCTTCGCTTGTTTCACGCCCACACCTATCAACACCTCCAGGATGTGGACATCGAGCCCTACGTCAGCAAGATGCTAG GTACAGGTAAACTGGGCTTCTCATTTGTGAGAATCACAGCTCTCGTCGTATCCTGCAACCGACTGTGGGTGGGAACAGGAAATGGCGTCATCATCTCCATCCCGTTGTCTGAAG ctaaCAAGACAACAGGAATAGTGCCAAATCGGCCCGGCCATGCGGTTCGGGTCTCCGGTGATGACGGTTCGGACTGTGCCGTGCCAGGCACCTTTGTGCCGTACTGCTCCATGGCCCACgcccagctgtgtttccatggacACCGGGACGCTGTCAAGTTTTTCGTGACCGTGCCAG GGCATGTGATGCCCCCTCCAGGTAGTGCAGATTCAGGCTCTGACGACCCCCCATCTGAATCCTCCGACACGACGACCTCCGAGCCCAAAACGTACCTGGTCATGAGCGGGGGAGAAGGCTACATTGACTTCAGAATGG gtgATGAAGGCGGCGAGTTGGACGGTTTATCCGAGCCGGCGGCCGGCCAGCAGTCGACGCCCACCAAGGCCGAGCGCAGCCACCTCATCGTCTGGCAGGTCATGACCTCTCACGACTGA